A region of Centropristis striata isolate RG_2023a ecotype Rhode Island chromosome 17, C.striata_1.0, whole genome shotgun sequence DNA encodes the following proteins:
- the LOC131989141 gene encoding butyrophilin subfamily 1 member A1-like isoform X1, translating to MHPPTCSYSSISTMLHVKVRQSGAFTVVFLALIHSCGSQVIGQSQPIVGTVDDDIILPCHLEPAVDVYNMTVEWTRPDLDPRLVHMRRDGLELKSEKHPSYRGRTSLFTDELKHGNISLKLSEVKVSDEGVYRCFIPELGTESIVHLVVGAASSPFGWILYLSSGVMIGCWSHDWYPEPEVLWLDGEGKLLSAGPTETFRGLDDLYTVSSRVTVEERHSNNVTCRVKNTYHTRETQTYKEVTAAAHTSSTSYSPLMLSLFVCLPVLFILQLPSSC from the exons ATGCATCCTCCAACATGCTCATATTCATCA ATCTCCACGATGCTTCATGTGAAGGTTCGTCAGTCTGGTGCCTTCACTGTCGTCTTCCTCGCCCTGATACACTCATGTG GTTCTCAGGTGATTGGTCAATCTCAGCCAATAGTTGGAACAGTTGATGATGACATCATTCTACCATGCCACCTGGAGCCTGCAGTGGATGTCTATAATATGACTGTGGAGTGGACGAGACCAGACCTGGACCCCAGATTAGTTCATATGAGGCGCGATGGTTTAGAACTGAAGAGTGAAAAACATCCGTCCTACAGAGGAAGAACGTCTCTGTTCACTGATGAACTGAAGCACGGAAACATTTCACTGAAACTCTCCGAAGTGAAAGTGTCTGATGAAGGAGTGTACAGATGTTTCATCCCAGAACTGGGAACAGAATCAATTGTTCACCTTGTTGTTG GTGCTGCTTCCTCACCTTTTGGCTGGATCTTATACCTCAGCAGTGGAGTGATGATAGGCTGCTGGTCTCATGACTGGTATCCAGAGCCTGAGGTGTTGTGGCTGGACGGTGAGGGaaagctcctctctgctggaccTACAGAGACATTCAGAGGTCTTGATGACCTCTATActgtcagcagcagagtgactgTGGAGGAGAGACACAGCAACAACGTCACCTGTAGAGTGAAGAACACCTACCACACCAGAGAGACACAAACCTATAAG GAGGTCACCGCAGCAGCTCACACCTCATCAACTTCATATTCTCCGCTCATGCTTTCGCTGTTTGTTTGCCTGCCGGTCTTGTTTATTTTGCAGCTGCCTTCGTCATGTTGA
- the LOC131989141 gene encoding butyrophilin subfamily 1 member A1-like isoform X2, whose translation MLHVKVRQSGAFTVVFLALIHSCGSQVIGQSQPIVGTVDDDIILPCHLEPAVDVYNMTVEWTRPDLDPRLVHMRRDGLELKSEKHPSYRGRTSLFTDELKHGNISLKLSEVKVSDEGVYRCFIPELGTESIVHLVVGAASSPFGWILYLSSGVMIGCWSHDWYPEPEVLWLDGEGKLLSAGPTETFRGLDDLYTVSSRVTVEERHSNNVTCRVKNTYHTRETQTYKEVTAAAHTSSTSYSPLMLSLFVCLPVLFILQLPSSC comes from the exons ATGCTTCATGTGAAGGTTCGTCAGTCTGGTGCCTTCACTGTCGTCTTCCTCGCCCTGATACACTCATGTG GTTCTCAGGTGATTGGTCAATCTCAGCCAATAGTTGGAACAGTTGATGATGACATCATTCTACCATGCCACCTGGAGCCTGCAGTGGATGTCTATAATATGACTGTGGAGTGGACGAGACCAGACCTGGACCCCAGATTAGTTCATATGAGGCGCGATGGTTTAGAACTGAAGAGTGAAAAACATCCGTCCTACAGAGGAAGAACGTCTCTGTTCACTGATGAACTGAAGCACGGAAACATTTCACTGAAACTCTCCGAAGTGAAAGTGTCTGATGAAGGAGTGTACAGATGTTTCATCCCAGAACTGGGAACAGAATCAATTGTTCACCTTGTTGTTG GTGCTGCTTCCTCACCTTTTGGCTGGATCTTATACCTCAGCAGTGGAGTGATGATAGGCTGCTGGTCTCATGACTGGTATCCAGAGCCTGAGGTGTTGTGGCTGGACGGTGAGGGaaagctcctctctgctggaccTACAGAGACATTCAGAGGTCTTGATGACCTCTATActgtcagcagcagagtgactgTGGAGGAGAGACACAGCAACAACGTCACCTGTAGAGTGAAGAACACCTACCACACCAGAGAGACACAAACCTATAAG GAGGTCACCGCAGCAGCTCACACCTCATCAACTTCATATTCTCCGCTCATGCTTTCGCTGTTTGTTTGCCTGCCGGTCTTGTTTATTTTGCAGCTGCCTTCGTCATGTTGA